A region from the Salvia splendens isolate huo1 chromosome 15, SspV2, whole genome shotgun sequence genome encodes:
- the LOC121768228 gene encoding probable leucine-rich repeat receptor-like serine/threonine-protein kinase At3g14840 isoform X2, with translation MLLVLIWFLGFANYVTSACLPAQELNALSVVARKLGKRDWNFVGVVDPCTKELPWWDASVIDGKGVKCNSTSPGNDTTTCHITEIILKKENLNGSLPKELVGLPFLQVLDLTRNYLNGTLPPEWGSMEFLRKISVLGNRLTGPIPPEYGKMTALEELVLEANQFAGNIPGEFGDLPRLKKLQLASNNFTGELSPNLAKITTLVEFRISDNNFTGSIPSFILKWGNITRLEIQASGLSGPIPSNFTSLTKLNDLRISDLNGSQSNFPNLAISTSWKQVILRSCNIVGELPPYIAQLAINDSLDLSFNKLTGQIPRALGGQSGDIYLTGNFLNGTVPQLKEGKGNIDLSYNNFTSCTANSLKLSGNSNGHTNGTFYCVNPMCKPNDFHSFYINCGSKENVGKYEADYFTGNFYQGKNWGFNSTGKFWNTDKYGNSNLREGQSSISGPESKLYSTARLSPLSLTYYGFCLRNGNYTVKLHFAEIMFTDDKTYGSLGRRVFDIYIQGNLVEKDFNIENAAGGVNNPKTMPYHAIVGDHTLEIRFYWAGKGTTVLPERSVYGPLISAISVVHATYKPGSISTGAKVGIAMAAICALVLLVAVMRLKGCLGVKHSMYHDLKGLDLRTGKFTLRQIRAATNNFDPANKIGEGGFGPVYKGVLLDKTIIAVKQLSSKSKQGNQLLLVYEYLENNSLARALFGPEEHKLHLDWPMRQKICIGIARGLAYLHEESRLKIVHRDIKATNVLLDKNLVPKISDFGLAKLDEEDNTHISTRIAGTFGYMAPEYAMRGYLTDKADVYSFGIVVLEIISGRSNSSIRPKEDSFYLLDWANSLKARGHLLELVDRRLESSFNKEEITRAINVALICTNVVAAERPSMSAVVSILEGKDGVPKFVSESSFSAGKTKPDEVEMGAFESEVVSADAPWSGSSTSAADLYPVAPDTNYWVKRGS, from the exons ATGTTGTTGGTATTGATTTGGTTTCTGGGGTTTGCTAATTATGTGACATCAGCTTGTTTGCCTGCTCAAGAAT TGAATGCCTTGTCGGTGGTAGCAAGGAAATTGGGGAAGAGGGATTGGAATTTCGTTGGCGTAGTTGATCCATGCACCAAAGAGCTCCCATGGTGGGATGCTAGTGTTATTGATGGAAAGGGAGTAAAATGCAACTCCACCTCACCTGGGAATGATACTACCACTTGTCATATTACTGAGAT AATTTTGAAGAAAGAGAATCTTAATGGGTCACTTCCAAAGGAGCTGGTTGGACTTCCCTTCCTACAAGTCCT TGACCTTACTCGGAACTACCTGAATGGCACTCTTCCTCCAGAATGGGGTTCCATGGAATTCCTTCGAAAAAT TTCTGTTCTCGGGAACCGTCTCACCGGTCCAATTCCACCAGAATATGGCAAAATGACAGCTCTTGAAGAACT GGTTTTGGAGGCTAATCAGTTTGCAGGAAATATACCTGGGGAGTTTGGGGATCTTCCTCGATTGAAAAAACT CCAGCTTGCTTCCAACAATTTCACCGGAGAGTTATCCCCAAACCTAGCAAAAATTACCACTTTGGTAGAGTT TCGAATTAGTGACAACAACTTCACAGGAAGCATACCAAGTTTTATCCTGAAATGGGGAAACATCACAAGACT GGAGATTCAGGCTAGTGGTCTTAGTGGACCGATTCCTTCCAACTTTACTTCTCTAACCAAGTTAAATGACCT AAGAATCAGTGACCTCAACGGGAGTCAATCGAATTTCCCCAATCTTGCTATTTCTACTAGCTGGAAACAAGT GATATTAAGGAGTTGCAATATTGTGGGGGAACTACCTCCTTATATTGCACAACTGGCAATCAACGATTCTCT AGATCTGAGTTTCAATAAATTAACAGGGCAGATTCCTCGAGCTCTTGGTGGTCAAAGTGGAGACAT CTACCTGACTGGGAACTTCCTTAACGGGACGGTGCCACAATTGAAGGAAGGTAAAGGAAACAT CGATCTATCCTACAACAACTTCACAAGTTGCACGGCAAACAGCCT AAAATTGTCTGGCAACTCAAATGGACATACCAA TGGTACTTTCTATTGTGTAAATCCGATGTGCAAGCCAA ATGATTTCCACTCTTTCTATATAAACTGTGGAAGCAAGGAAAATGTTGGTAAATATGAAGCAGATTACTTTACTGGAAACTTCTACCAAGGTAAAAACTGGGGATTCAACAGCACTGGCAAGTTTTGGAATACTGATAAATATGGAAATAGTAATCTTCGAGAAGGCCAGTCAAGCATTTCAGGGCCGGAATCTAAGCTGTACTCAACAGCACGCCTGTCCCCCCTCTCATTGACTTATTATGGATTTTGTTTGAGAAATGGAAACTACACAGTGAAACTCCACTTTGCGGAAATCATGTTTACTGACGACAAAACTTACGGAAGCCTTGGAAGGCGTGTTTTTGATATTTATATTCAG GGAAATCTGGTTGAAAAGGATTTCAACATTGAGAATGCAGCAGGTGGAGTAAATAATCCAAAAACAATGCCCTATCATGCAATTGTTGGTGATCACACCTTGGAGATCCGCTTCTATTGGGCTGGAAAAGGAACAACTGTTCTTCCTGAGAGATCTGTATATGGTCCTCTCATTTCAGCCATATCTGTCGTACATGCTA CGTATAAGCCTGGGAGCATCTCGACAGGAGCTAAAGTTGGTATTGCGATGGCAGCTATTTGCGCACTCGTGTTGCTTGTGGCTGTTATGAGGTTGAAGGGCTGTTTGGGGGTCAAACACTCGATGTATCATG ATTTGAAGGGACTTGACCTTCGGACGGGGAAATTTACTCTAAGGCAAATCAGAGCGGCCACAAACAATTTTGATCCTGCAAATAAGATTGGCGAAGGTGGATTTGGTCCTGTTTACAAG GGTGTTCTGTTAGATAAAACAATCATCGCTGTGAAACAACTTTCTTCCAAATCAAAGCAAG GCAACCAGTTGTTGCTTGTCTATGAGTATCTGGAAAACAATAGCCTTGCTCGTGCATTATTTG GCCCAGAAGAACACAAATTGCATTTGGATTGGCCAATGAGGCAAAAGATCTGCATTGGGATAGCAAGAGGATTGGCTTACCTCCACGAGGAATCGAGGCTGAAAATCGTCCATCGCGATATCAAGGCTACTAACGTGCTTCTTGACAAAAACCTAGTCCCTAAAATATCTGATTTTGGGCTTGCTAAGCTGGATGAAGAAGACAACACCCACATAAGCACGCGCATTGCTGGAACTTT TGGATACATGGCACCCGAATATGCAATGCGAGGATATTTGACTGATAAAGCCGACGTGTACAGCTTCGGAATTGTTGTTTTGGAAATTATCAGTGGGAGGAGCAACAGTAGCATCAGGCCTAAGGAGGATAGCTTTTATCTTCTTGACTGG GCTAATTCCTTGAAGGCGAGAGGACACCTGTTGGAGCTAGTCGACCGGAGATTAGAGTCGAGCTTCAACAAGGAAGAGATCACTAGAGCTATCAATGTGGCGCTCATATGCACGAACGTTGTAGCTGCGGAAAGGCCGAGTATGTCAGCTGTAGTCAGCATACTCGAGGGGAAAGATGGCGTTCCAAAGTTTGTTTCTGAGTCGAGCTTTTCAGCTGGTAAGACGAAACCCGATGAAGTGGAAATGGGTGCATTTGAGAGTGAGGTTGTTTCCGCGGATGCGCCGTGGAGTGGTTCTTCAACTTCTGCTGCTGATCTCTACCCAGTTGCCCCTGATACAAACTACTGGGTGAAAAGAGGTTCTTAG
- the LOC121768228 gene encoding probable leucine-rich repeat receptor-like serine/threonine-protein kinase At3g14840 isoform X1, translating into MLLVLIWFLGFANYVTSACLPAQELNALSVVARKLGKRDWNFVGVVDPCTKELPWWDASVIDGKGVKCNSTSPGNDTTTCHITEIILKKENLNGSLPKELVGLPFLQVLDLTRNYLNGTLPPEWGSMEFLRKISVLGNRLTGPIPPEYGKMTALEELVLEANQFAGNIPGEFGDLPRLKKLQLASNNFTGELSPNLAKITTLVEFRISDNNFTGSIPSFILKWGNITRLEIQASGLSGPIPSNFTSLTKLNDLRISDLNGSQSNFPNLAISTSWKQVILRSCNIVGELPPYIAQLAINDSLDLSFNKLTGQIPRALGGQSGDIYLTGNFLNGTVPQLKEGKGNIDLSYNNFTSCTANSLKLSGNSNGHTNGTFYCVNPMCKPNDFHSFYINCGSKENVGKYEADYFTGNFYQGKNWGFNSTGKFWNTDKYGNSNLREGQSSISGPESKLYSTARLSPLSLTYYGFCLRNGNYTVKLHFAEIMFTDDKTYGSLGRRVFDIYIQGNLVEKDFNIENAAGGVNNPKTMPYHAIVGDHTLEIRFYWAGKGTTVLPERSVYGPLISAISVVHATYKPGSISTGAKVGIAMAAICALVLLVAVMRLKGCLGVKHSMYHDLKGLDLRTGKFTLRQIRAATNNFDPANKIGEGGFGPVYKGVLLDKTIIAVKQLSSKSKQGNREFINEIGMISALQHPHLVKLYGCCIEGNQLLLVYEYLENNSLARALFGPEEHKLHLDWPMRQKICIGIARGLAYLHEESRLKIVHRDIKATNVLLDKNLVPKISDFGLAKLDEEDNTHISTRIAGTFGYMAPEYAMRGYLTDKADVYSFGIVVLEIISGRSNSSIRPKEDSFYLLDWANSLKARGHLLELVDRRLESSFNKEEITRAINVALICTNVVAAERPSMSAVVSILEGKDGVPKFVSESSFSAGKTKPDEVEMGAFESEVVSADAPWSGSSTSAADLYPVAPDTNYWVKRGS; encoded by the exons ATGTTGTTGGTATTGATTTGGTTTCTGGGGTTTGCTAATTATGTGACATCAGCTTGTTTGCCTGCTCAAGAAT TGAATGCCTTGTCGGTGGTAGCAAGGAAATTGGGGAAGAGGGATTGGAATTTCGTTGGCGTAGTTGATCCATGCACCAAAGAGCTCCCATGGTGGGATGCTAGTGTTATTGATGGAAAGGGAGTAAAATGCAACTCCACCTCACCTGGGAATGATACTACCACTTGTCATATTACTGAGAT AATTTTGAAGAAAGAGAATCTTAATGGGTCACTTCCAAAGGAGCTGGTTGGACTTCCCTTCCTACAAGTCCT TGACCTTACTCGGAACTACCTGAATGGCACTCTTCCTCCAGAATGGGGTTCCATGGAATTCCTTCGAAAAAT TTCTGTTCTCGGGAACCGTCTCACCGGTCCAATTCCACCAGAATATGGCAAAATGACAGCTCTTGAAGAACT GGTTTTGGAGGCTAATCAGTTTGCAGGAAATATACCTGGGGAGTTTGGGGATCTTCCTCGATTGAAAAAACT CCAGCTTGCTTCCAACAATTTCACCGGAGAGTTATCCCCAAACCTAGCAAAAATTACCACTTTGGTAGAGTT TCGAATTAGTGACAACAACTTCACAGGAAGCATACCAAGTTTTATCCTGAAATGGGGAAACATCACAAGACT GGAGATTCAGGCTAGTGGTCTTAGTGGACCGATTCCTTCCAACTTTACTTCTCTAACCAAGTTAAATGACCT AAGAATCAGTGACCTCAACGGGAGTCAATCGAATTTCCCCAATCTTGCTATTTCTACTAGCTGGAAACAAGT GATATTAAGGAGTTGCAATATTGTGGGGGAACTACCTCCTTATATTGCACAACTGGCAATCAACGATTCTCT AGATCTGAGTTTCAATAAATTAACAGGGCAGATTCCTCGAGCTCTTGGTGGTCAAAGTGGAGACAT CTACCTGACTGGGAACTTCCTTAACGGGACGGTGCCACAATTGAAGGAAGGTAAAGGAAACAT CGATCTATCCTACAACAACTTCACAAGTTGCACGGCAAACAGCCT AAAATTGTCTGGCAACTCAAATGGACATACCAA TGGTACTTTCTATTGTGTAAATCCGATGTGCAAGCCAA ATGATTTCCACTCTTTCTATATAAACTGTGGAAGCAAGGAAAATGTTGGTAAATATGAAGCAGATTACTTTACTGGAAACTTCTACCAAGGTAAAAACTGGGGATTCAACAGCACTGGCAAGTTTTGGAATACTGATAAATATGGAAATAGTAATCTTCGAGAAGGCCAGTCAAGCATTTCAGGGCCGGAATCTAAGCTGTACTCAACAGCACGCCTGTCCCCCCTCTCATTGACTTATTATGGATTTTGTTTGAGAAATGGAAACTACACAGTGAAACTCCACTTTGCGGAAATCATGTTTACTGACGACAAAACTTACGGAAGCCTTGGAAGGCGTGTTTTTGATATTTATATTCAG GGAAATCTGGTTGAAAAGGATTTCAACATTGAGAATGCAGCAGGTGGAGTAAATAATCCAAAAACAATGCCCTATCATGCAATTGTTGGTGATCACACCTTGGAGATCCGCTTCTATTGGGCTGGAAAAGGAACAACTGTTCTTCCTGAGAGATCTGTATATGGTCCTCTCATTTCAGCCATATCTGTCGTACATGCTA CGTATAAGCCTGGGAGCATCTCGACAGGAGCTAAAGTTGGTATTGCGATGGCAGCTATTTGCGCACTCGTGTTGCTTGTGGCTGTTATGAGGTTGAAGGGCTGTTTGGGGGTCAAACACTCGATGTATCATG ATTTGAAGGGACTTGACCTTCGGACGGGGAAATTTACTCTAAGGCAAATCAGAGCGGCCACAAACAATTTTGATCCTGCAAATAAGATTGGCGAAGGTGGATTTGGTCCTGTTTACAAG GGTGTTCTGTTAGATAAAACAATCATCGCTGTGAAACAACTTTCTTCCAAATCAAAGCAAGGTAACCGCGAATTCATAAACGAAATAGGCATGATTTCCGCCTTACAACATCCTCATCTCGTTAAGTTGTATGGATGCTGCATCGAAGGCAACCAGTTGTTGCTTGTCTATGAGTATCTGGAAAACAATAGCCTTGCTCGTGCATTATTTG GCCCAGAAGAACACAAATTGCATTTGGATTGGCCAATGAGGCAAAAGATCTGCATTGGGATAGCAAGAGGATTGGCTTACCTCCACGAGGAATCGAGGCTGAAAATCGTCCATCGCGATATCAAGGCTACTAACGTGCTTCTTGACAAAAACCTAGTCCCTAAAATATCTGATTTTGGGCTTGCTAAGCTGGATGAAGAAGACAACACCCACATAAGCACGCGCATTGCTGGAACTTT TGGATACATGGCACCCGAATATGCAATGCGAGGATATTTGACTGATAAAGCCGACGTGTACAGCTTCGGAATTGTTGTTTTGGAAATTATCAGTGGGAGGAGCAACAGTAGCATCAGGCCTAAGGAGGATAGCTTTTATCTTCTTGACTGG GCTAATTCCTTGAAGGCGAGAGGACACCTGTTGGAGCTAGTCGACCGGAGATTAGAGTCGAGCTTCAACAAGGAAGAGATCACTAGAGCTATCAATGTGGCGCTCATATGCACGAACGTTGTAGCTGCGGAAAGGCCGAGTATGTCAGCTGTAGTCAGCATACTCGAGGGGAAAGATGGCGTTCCAAAGTTTGTTTCTGAGTCGAGCTTTTCAGCTGGTAAGACGAAACCCGATGAAGTGGAAATGGGTGCATTTGAGAGTGAGGTTGTTTCCGCGGATGCGCCGTGGAGTGGTTCTTCAACTTCTGCTGCTGATCTCTACCCAGTTGCCCCTGATACAAACTACTGGGTGAAAAGAGGTTCTTAG
- the LOC121768558 gene encoding beta-D-glucosyl crocetin beta-1,6-glucosyltransferase-like: MERLTFVMFPWLAHGHISPYLELAKRLSRHNLSVHLCSTAANFKSIEHSLGAASSIRLVPLHLPETYLDAKFHTTNGLPPDLMPFLKRTLDLAAPELRRVFNELQPDLLVYDFLQPWAPLVAKERGVPAVEFITSTATMMAYLFHFFSYPEAAFPFPEIYYRDYELPHRERLLAVAEEVRVDAFAGVHRSNDIVLIKGFREIESKYSDYLEELLGKKIVAVGALVQEAVPISHELIQWLDNKGKNSTIFVSFGSEYFLTREDMMELAHGLELSMLNFIWVVRFPKREEKIVLEDSLPLGFLERVEGRGLVVEGWAPQAQILGHESVGGFVSHCGISSMMESMKFGVPIIAMPMHLDQPLNARLVELIGVGVEVVRNARGMLEREAVARVIRSVVADEGLRMSSNRMSEMIRLKGDEEIDEVVESFLKLCDNKNNNKKTINGFH, translated from the coding sequence aTGGAACGTTTAACCTTCGTGATGTTCCCGTGGCTCGCCCACGGCCACATCTCCCCCTACCTCGAGCTCGCCAAGCGCCTCTCCCGCCACAACTTATCCGTCCACCTCTGCTCCACCGCCGCCAACTTCAAGTCCATCGAGCACAGCCTCGGCGCCGCCTCCTCCATCCGCCTCGTCCCGCTCCACCTCCCGGAGACCTACCTCGACGCCAAATTCCACACCACCAACGGCCTCCCGCCCGACCTCATGCCCTTCCTCAAGCGGACGCTCGACCTGGCCGCCCCCGAGCTCCGCCGCGTCTTCAACGAGCTCCAGCCCGACCTCCTCGTCTACGACTTCCTCCAGCCGTGGGCACCGCTGGTCGCGAAGGAGCGCGGCGTCCCGGCCGTGGAGTTCATCACCAGCACCGCCACCATGATGGCCTACCTCTTCCACTTCTTCTCCTACCCCGAAGCCGCCTTCCCCTTCCCGGAGATTTACTACCGGGACTACGAGCTCCCCCACCGCGAGAGACTTCTCGCGGTGGCCGAGGAGGTGAGGGTAGACGCCTTTGCCGGGGTCCACCGCTCAAACGACATCGTTTTAATCAAGGGGTTTAGGGAGATTGAGTCAAAGTATAGTGACTATTTGGAGGAGTTGTTGGGGAAAAAAATTGTGGCTGTAGGTGCACTAGTTCAAGAAGCAGTTCCCATTAGCCATGAATTGATCCAATGGTTGGACAATAAGGGGAAGAATTCCACTATATTTGTGTCTTTTGGGAGTGAGTATTTTCTTACAAGGGAAGATATGATGGAGCTTGCTCATGGTTTGGAGCTTTCCATGTTGAACTTTATATGGGTGGTGAGGTTTCCCAAAAGGGAGGAGAAGATTGTTCTAGAAGATTCTTTGCCACTAGGGTTTCTTGAGAGGGTGGAGGGGAGGGGCTTGGTGGTGGAGGGGTGGGCCCCACAGGCTCAGATTCTAGGGCATGAGAGTGTTGGGGGTTTTGTGAGCCATTGTGGCATTAGCTCAATGATGGAGAGCATGAAGTTTGGTGTGCCTATCATAGCTATGCCTATGCATCTTGACCAGCCCCTCAATGCTAGGCTGGTGGAGCTGATTGGTGTGGGCGTGGAGGTCGTCCGGAACGCGCGTGGGATGCTCGAGAGGGAGGCCGTGGCCCGGGTCATACGCAGCGTTGTGGCGGACGAGGGCCTTAGGATGAGTTCTAACCGCATGAGTGAGATGATACGGCTTAAGGGCGATGAAGAAATCGACGAGGTCGTGGAATCTTTTCTCAAGCTTTGCgataacaaaaacaacaacaaGAAGACCATTAATGGCTTCCACTGA
- the LOC121768230 gene encoding uncharacterized protein LOC121768230 → MDNYATLRCVLKVHPRCDSCKRHTMDIIGSITGTYDITMDAEKSQATIVGQVDPNFCLKAITRCNGHAEIVWANLSHPRARGQSYGYGGYRDSYHPLDYPTRSLPHYSYTPNNINYDYNYDRRRRTDPYGVDTIPYYNEESMNHCIIL, encoded by the exons ATGGATAATTACGCAACTTTG CGCTGTGTTTTAAAAGTGCACCCCCGATGCGACTCATGCAAGAGACACACCATGGACATAATAGGCTCAATCACTG GAACATACGATATCACAATGGATGCTGAGAAAAGTCAGGCGACAATCGTGGGGCAAGTCGACCCGAATTTTTGCCTCAAGGCCATAACGAGATGCAATGGACATGCGGAAAtcgtgtgggcaaatctcagcCATCCAAGAGCGCGAGGCCAATCTTATGGCTATGGTGGCTACAGAGATTCCTATCACCCACTCGACTATCCAACTCGGTCGCTTCCTCATTATTCCTACACTCCAAACAACATCAACTACGATTATAATTATGATCGTAGACGGCGTACTGACCCTTATGGTGTTGATACCATCCCTTACTACAATGAAGAATCTATGAATCACTGCATCATACTCTGA
- the LOC121768560 gene encoding secreted RxLR effector protein 161-like: protein MEITRDRKGGKLWLTQKQYLTKVLHRFGVNDDYKSVNTPLAPHLKLSSQLSPKTEDEREYMAKAPYANAVGSLMYAMVCTRSDISQVVGIVSRYMHDPGKGHWQAVKWIMRYIKDTVDIGLLFEQDKSLGHFTVGYCDSDYAGDLDKRRSTTVYLFTLASAPISWKSTLQSTVALSTTEAEYMAITEAVNEAIWLHGTKHIDVRYHFVREILEEEKIVIRKVPTLENPADKLTKVVTRAKFEHCLNLVNILRFGAGA from the exons ATGGAGATTACAAGGGATAGAAAGGGAGGCAAGCTTTGGCTGACACAGAAGCAGTATTTGACCAAAGTACTACATCGTTTTGGTGTGAATGATGATTACAAATCTGTAAATACCCCACTTGCTCCACATTTGAAACTTAGTTCTCAGTTATCTCCAAAAACGGAAGATGAGCGAGAATATATGGCGAAAGCTCCCTATGCTAACgcagttggaagcttgatgtatgcaatggtgtgtacaagaTCAGACATTTCACAGGTCGTTGGTATTGTAAGCAGATACATGCATGATCCAGGAAAGGGTCATTGGCAAGCTGTGAAATGGATTATGCGGTATATCAAAGATACTGTAGATATTGGTTTGTTGTTTGAGCAGGATAAATCACTTGGTCATTTTACagttggatattgtgattccgactatgctggtgatttggataagcGCAGATCTACTACGGTCTATTTGTTCACTTTAGCGAGTGCGCCAATTAGTTGGAAGTCTACCTTGCAGTCAACGGTAGCTTTGTCTACGACAGAGGCAGAGTACATGGCCATTACTGAAGCTGTGAATGAGGCAATTTGGCTTCatgg gacgaagcacattgatgttcgcTATCATTTTGTGCGGGAAATTCTCGAAGAAGAGAAAATTGTCATCAGAAAGGTTCCAACTTTGGAGAATCCTGCAGATAAGTTGACCAAGGTGGTGACGAGAGCcaagtttgaacattgtttgAACTTGGTTAATATTCTGCGATTTGGAGCTGGCGCTTGA